In one window of uncultured Acetobacteroides sp. DNA:
- a CDS encoding SGNH/GDSL hydrolase family protein, which translates to MKKLALATLLFAALGLEHGYGYAAAQSDKEVVKADSKAIRYVGRIKRLPDGAVSFDWSGIYLQTLFTGNSIAMNASDTKYNEFNVFIDGKLVRKVDVKGAATTITLADSLGFGQHKLLLQKRTEGMEGRTTIYSFVLDKSAQLFECYDAPKRHIEFVGNSITCGYGTESNDVNLPYNPRVENSYKAFGPILARYFDADYTLISHSGQGAAKNWDDKKPVSDYTMRERFLQLFDEDKEPYKFDQYHPDLVMIGLGTNDYSRDPKPSKEQFLDSYKKIVKSIREKYGNVPVICVAPLGGDAVKEYLKDMVDKAGDSNLHFVALDNSYIDQGQDLGASYHPNYNGHRKMAMSLIPYISKVMKWTMPLRVVE; encoded by the coding sequence ATGAAAAAACTAGCACTAGCTACGCTGCTTTTTGCAGCATTAGGATTGGAGCATGGCTACGGCTACGCCGCTGCGCAATCGGATAAGGAGGTGGTAAAGGCCGACAGTAAGGCTATCCGCTACGTTGGCCGCATAAAGCGCTTGCCCGATGGCGCGGTGAGCTTCGACTGGAGCGGAATTTACCTGCAAACCCTCTTTACGGGCAACTCCATAGCCATGAACGCTTCGGATACGAAGTATAACGAGTTTAATGTCTTTATTGACGGCAAGCTGGTGCGCAAGGTCGACGTAAAAGGGGCCGCAACTACCATTACCCTTGCCGATAGCCTTGGCTTTGGTCAGCATAAGCTGCTGCTGCAAAAGCGAACAGAGGGAATGGAGGGCCGAACCACCATCTACAGCTTTGTGCTCGATAAGAGCGCGCAGCTTTTCGAATGCTACGATGCGCCTAAGCGCCACATCGAGTTCGTGGGCAACTCTATCACCTGTGGATACGGTACCGAGAGTAACGATGTGAACCTGCCCTACAATCCAAGGGTGGAGAACAGCTATAAAGCCTTTGGGCCCATTCTGGCCCGCTACTTTGATGCCGACTATACGCTGATTTCGCACTCGGGACAGGGAGCTGCTAAGAATTGGGACGATAAGAAACCCGTGTCGGACTACACAATGCGCGAGCGTTTCCTTCAGCTCTTTGACGAAGATAAGGAACCCTACAAGTTCGATCAGTATCATCCAGATCTTGTGATGATAGGACTGGGTACCAACGACTATTCGCGCGATCCTAAACCTTCGAAGGAGCAATTCCTTGATTCTTACAAGAAAATAGTAAAAAGCATCCGCGAGAAGTACGGGAATGTACCCGTGATATGTGTTGCCCCTTTGGGTGGCGATGCGGTTAAGGAGTATCTAAAGGATATGGTTGATAAGGCTGGCGATAGCAACCTGCATTTTGTTGCACTTGATAACAGCTATATCGATCAGGGGCAAGATTTAGGAGCCTCGTATCACCCCAACTACAACGGGCATCGTAAAATGGCGATGTCGCTCATCCCCTATATCTCTAAGGTGATGAAGTGGACAATGCCGTTAAGGGTGGTTGAGTAG
- a CDS encoding sialate O-acetylesterase, whose product MRKTFLLLSLFVTTFFAASAKVKLPALVGSNMVLQQKADVRVWGEASPGAKVTISATWSKQKWNAAADKNGSWSTFIKTPSAGGPYDITVSDGQPTVLTNVLIGEVWVCSGQSNMDMPLNGYWNLPIKGSNDVIANSVQNKAIRLFNVKHDFSAAPKPDCGGEWQESKPNSVAWFSATGYNFGLYLNKALNVPVGLISSCWGGSFVEAWMDKETLSQYKDVDYTAIEKESVKPESKPTVLFNAMINPLTSYTIKGVIWYQGESNTFNNSTYKEKFSSMISLWRKQWKQGDFPFFYVEIAPYNYGTPLEGALIREAQYKVMSMLPNVGMASTNDLVPEYDKDNIHPNDKPSVGKRLAYWALAKCYGYEDGLAYMGPSYKSMEVNGSKVTLTFNGAEHGFGVEGDIVGFEVAGNDRVFHSVKASILATDRKILLESAEVSSPVAVRYCFKNYSHGNLYNLRGLPVIPFRTDDWK is encoded by the coding sequence ATGCGCAAAACATTTTTACTTCTATCGCTATTCGTAACAACCTTTTTTGCAGCTTCTGCAAAGGTTAAGCTCCCTGCGCTGGTAGGAAGCAACATGGTACTTCAGCAAAAGGCCGACGTTAGGGTGTGGGGCGAGGCATCGCCAGGCGCCAAGGTTACCATCTCGGCAACCTGGAGCAAGCAAAAGTGGAATGCTGCTGCCGACAAGAATGGCAGCTGGAGCACCTTTATTAAGACCCCATCCGCCGGAGGCCCATACGACATAACCGTTAGCGATGGGCAGCCAACCGTACTTACCAATGTGCTTATAGGAGAGGTTTGGGTATGCTCGGGGCAGTCGAACATGGACATGCCGCTTAATGGCTACTGGAATCTTCCGATTAAGGGCTCGAATGATGTTATCGCCAATAGCGTTCAGAATAAAGCAATCCGATTATTTAATGTAAAGCACGACTTTTCGGCAGCGCCCAAGCCCGATTGCGGGGGCGAGTGGCAGGAGAGCAAGCCTAACTCGGTGGCATGGTTTAGTGCAACGGGGTACAACTTTGGTTTGTACTTGAACAAGGCGCTTAACGTGCCTGTCGGTCTTATATCTAGCTGCTGGGGAGGCTCTTTTGTGGAGGCCTGGATGGATAAGGAGACCTTAAGCCAGTATAAGGACGTAGACTATACCGCTATCGAGAAGGAGAGCGTTAAGCCCGAGTCGAAGCCAACGGTTTTGTTCAACGCCATGATTAATCCGCTCACCTCATATACCATTAAGGGGGTGATTTGGTATCAGGGAGAATCGAACACCTTTAATAATAGCACCTACAAGGAGAAGTTTTCGTCAATGATTTCGCTGTGGCGTAAGCAGTGGAAGCAGGGCGATTTCCCATTCTTCTATGTAGAAATTGCGCCATACAATTATGGCACTCCGCTAGAAGGTGCTTTAATTCGCGAAGCACAGTACAAGGTGATGTCGATGCTTCCGAACGTGGGCATGGCAAGCACCAACGATCTTGTTCCCGAATACGATAAGGACAACATACATCCGAACGACAAACCATCGGTAGGGAAGCGTCTTGCTTACTGGGCGCTGGCGAAGTGTTACGGCTATGAGGACGGTTTGGCCTATATGGGCCCATCCTATAAGTCGATGGAGGTAAACGGAAGTAAGGTGACCCTTACCTTTAACGGTGCTGAGCATGGTTTTGGGGTAGAGGGCGATATCGTAGGCTTTGAGGTTGCCGGAAATGATAGGGTTTTCCATTCTGTAAAGGCTTCGATCCTCGCAACCGATCGTAAGATCCTTTTAGAATCTGCCGAAGTGTCCAGCCCAGTAGCAGTTCGCTACTGCTTTAAGAACTACTCGCACGGAAATCTCTACAACCTACGAGGACTACCCGTTATTCCTTTTAGAACAGACGACTGGAAGTAG
- a CDS encoding GSCFA domain-containing protein produces the protein MSILDINSYQTEVALPCFEARMGYTHPFMMMGSCFATNVGERLVRLKLPVMVNPFGVIYNPLSVASSIKKLVDGTPLTPDDLFEQNGVWNSYSHHSSFSAVDKEGCLAKINQAVASGAIMLRESSHLTITLGTSWAYRLKAIGEVVANCHKTKAAEFDRFFVEVNHSVEALSEAIAAARSINPALKVVLTVSPIRHVKDGLVENQRSKASLVVACHSLCAQLPGVSYFPSYEIVMDELRDYRFYAEDMVHPSSLAVDIIFKKFVHSAVNRLSVEAMEEVDRIVRAVEHIPFNAHGSEYRKFCASMAAKAEKLQQKYSFLDLTEELEFFSR, from the coding sequence ATGTCGATTCTAGATATCAACAGCTACCAAACCGAGGTGGCGCTGCCCTGCTTCGAGGCGCGCATGGGCTACACGCACCCGTTTATGATGATGGGCTCGTGCTTTGCCACCAACGTGGGCGAGCGGCTGGTCAGGCTTAAGCTGCCCGTTATGGTTAACCCCTTTGGGGTGATCTACAACCCGCTGTCGGTGGCCTCCAGCATTAAGAAGCTGGTGGATGGCACACCGCTTACCCCCGACGACCTCTTCGAGCAGAACGGCGTATGGAACAGCTACTCGCACCATTCCTCGTTCTCGGCTGTGGATAAGGAAGGGTGCTTGGCCAAGATCAACCAGGCGGTGGCCTCGGGGGCCATCATGCTGCGCGAGTCGTCGCACCTTACCATCACGCTCGGCACCTCGTGGGCCTACCGGCTGAAGGCCATCGGCGAGGTGGTGGCCAACTGCCACAAGACGAAGGCCGCCGAGTTCGACCGCTTTTTTGTTGAGGTGAATCACTCCGTCGAGGCGTTATCGGAGGCTATTGCTGCCGCGCGAAGCATCAACCCAGCGCTCAAGGTTGTCCTTACCGTTAGCCCTATTCGCCACGTTAAGGATGGGCTGGTGGAGAACCAGCGGAGCAAGGCATCGCTCGTTGTTGCCTGCCACAGCCTCTGCGCGCAGCTGCCTGGGGTAAGCTACTTCCCCTCCTACGAGATCGTGATGGACGAGCTGCGCGACTACCGCTTCTACGCCGAGGACATGGTGCACCCTTCGAGCCTAGCGGTGGATATCATCTTTAAGAAATTCGTGCATTCGGCGGTCAATCGTCTTTCTGTTGAGGCCATGGAGGAGGTCGATCGGATTGTCCGTGCGGTGGAGCACATCCCCTTTAATGCCCACGGCAGCGAATACCGCAAGTTCTGCGCCTCGATGGCCGCCAAGGCCGAGAAATTGCAGCAAAAGTACTCCTTCCTCGACTTGACGGAAGAGCTAGAGTTCTTTAGCCGGTAG
- the queG gene encoding tRNA epoxyqueuosine(34) reductase QueG — protein MDASNPISLSHTIRTLAAGLGFDAVGFARAQRLDQEADHLRAWLDAGHHADMAWMEGHFDKRVDPTLLVDGAKSVVVVLLSYKPAQVQLADLPQIAKYAYGDDYHDVIKGKLWDLLAQIKEVVPEADGRPFVDSAPVLERAWAERAGLGWIGRSSLLINRQLGSLTFIGTLMLNQELEYGTPVRPSCGACTRCIDACPTGAIVAPMVVDAHRCISYQTIENRGEIPDSIKEVMGSRIFGCDACLDACPWNARVAPHRHPELTPREAILTYTTEQWQQVDEAHFSAIFRRSAVKRTKLGGFRRNLAVMLRNESKKNE, from the coding sequence ATGGACGCATCCAACCCCATATCGCTATCGCACACCATCCGTACCCTAGCCGCAGGCTTGGGCTTCGACGCGGTGGGCTTTGCCCGTGCCCAAAGGCTCGATCAGGAGGCTGATCACCTACGCGCATGGCTCGATGCGGGCCACCATGCCGACATGGCGTGGATGGAGGGGCACTTCGACAAGCGGGTAGACCCTACGCTGCTGGTGGACGGTGCCAAGTCGGTGGTGGTGGTGCTCCTGAGCTACAAACCAGCCCAGGTGCAGCTCGCAGATCTGCCGCAGATCGCCAAGTACGCCTACGGCGACGACTACCACGATGTGATCAAGGGTAAGCTTTGGGATTTGTTGGCACAAATCAAGGAGGTGGTGCCCGAAGCCGATGGCCGTCCGTTTGTCGATTCGGCGCCCGTGCTCGAGCGTGCCTGGGCCGAGCGTGCCGGCTTGGGCTGGATTGGCAGGAGCTCGCTGCTGATTAATCGACAGCTGGGCTCGCTTACCTTTATCGGCACGCTGATGCTCAATCAGGAGCTGGAGTATGGCACCCCCGTTCGTCCATCGTGCGGGGCGTGCACGCGCTGCATCGATGCCTGCCCCACGGGGGCCATCGTAGCGCCAATGGTGGTAGATGCCCACCGCTGCATCTCGTACCAAACCATAGAGAATAGGGGCGAGATTCCCGACAGCATAAAGGAGGTCATGGGCAGCCGCATCTTTGGGTGCGACGCCTGCCTCGACGCCTGTCCTTGGAACGCGAGGGTTGCCCCACATCGGCATCCCGAACTCACACCCCGCGAGGCCATCCTCACCTACACCACCGAGCAGTGGCAGCAGGTAGACGAGGCGCACTTCTCGGCCATCTTTCGCCGATCGGCGGTGAAGCGCACTAAGCTAGGTGGCTTTAGGCGCAACCTGGCGGTGATGCTCCGAAACGAAAGTAAAAAGAATGAGTAA
- a CDS encoding DUF3857 domain-containing protein, protein MNVRLYLKPYVLLFFLLFISSNRANSQAFDAEVIKYNRTCRVETGRMSQIDTVTIQINNRNGEEYTHVAIPYSKDYKVSDIDAWIIDRNGSKVRSLKSNEITDRSAISDISLYEDDFVKEFQLRHSTYPYRIAYTYKTSCKSFIQVTNWTPIINTMVPTRSARLRVIAPKTIPLRKYAANIASCRVDSTKQEIVYEWSAAYPKILKEEAFAKPLDAFLPCVMVAPIQFYYGVEGSTRNWASYGDWQSNLLKGLDVLPEDERVNLAHLTQGITDRREIVRILYHYLQDNTRYINVSIGIGGMKPYPASYVAQNKYGDCKALSNYMRAMLKCVGIDSYYVLVMAGDQPHELIKDYVGPQFNHAIVAVPNGQDTIWVEATSKVNPLGYIGTFTQNREALLVCESNSRIVRVPAMKIGDNATSRRMKFDLQADGNARATISYSLRGRDFELFSSLDTELNANEQDRFIREYIPFSNYELEQWKLQKMHRDTARIELQASLSISKMLKPIANDFYIGLQPSRIPYFAPISKRCLPVEIPYPICNADTLVYTLPQGYRVTSNLDAVSMKSRFGSYELTFKYANGVLMVAKRLVLHSAAYRLEEYPDFYGFIQAVKEAEKRAIVLKPTA, encoded by the coding sequence ATGAATGTAAGGTTGTACCTAAAGCCATACGTGCTGCTATTCTTTCTCCTCTTTATTTCAAGCAATCGGGCAAATTCGCAGGCCTTCGATGCGGAAGTCATCAAGTATAATCGGACTTGCAGGGTTGAAACAGGTAGGATGTCGCAGATTGACACTGTAACCATTCAAATCAACAACCGCAACGGAGAAGAATATACACATGTAGCAATCCCCTACTCGAAGGATTACAAGGTATCGGATATTGATGCCTGGATTATTGACCGTAACGGGAGCAAAGTAAGATCGCTGAAGAGCAACGAAATAACGGACAGAAGCGCCATCTCGGATATCTCGCTCTACGAAGACGATTTCGTAAAGGAGTTTCAGCTAAGGCATAGCACCTATCCCTACCGGATCGCATACACCTACAAAACAAGCTGCAAAAGCTTTATTCAAGTTACCAATTGGACTCCCATTATCAACACTATGGTACCCACGCGTAGCGCGAGACTAAGGGTTATCGCTCCGAAGACTATTCCTCTAAGAAAGTATGCCGCTAATATCGCATCATGCAGGGTTGACTCCACCAAGCAGGAAATCGTATACGAATGGAGCGCCGCCTACCCCAAAATTCTGAAAGAGGAGGCGTTCGCCAAACCTCTCGATGCATTTCTCCCCTGCGTTATGGTAGCCCCAATACAGTTTTACTATGGAGTAGAAGGCAGCACCCGCAATTGGGCCTCGTACGGCGATTGGCAAAGCAACCTCCTAAAAGGGTTAGATGTGCTTCCGGAGGATGAAAGGGTGAACCTCGCCCATCTCACCCAAGGTATAACGGATAGGCGAGAAATCGTAAGGATTCTGTACCATTACCTCCAGGATAATACCCGATACATTAACGTATCCATAGGCATTGGAGGCATGAAGCCTTATCCCGCCTCGTACGTGGCCCAGAATAAGTACGGCGACTGTAAGGCGCTATCCAACTACATGAGGGCAATGCTAAAGTGCGTGGGTATCGACTCGTACTACGTGCTGGTAATGGCCGGAGATCAGCCGCACGAGCTGATTAAGGATTATGTTGGGCCGCAGTTTAACCATGCAATAGTTGCAGTACCCAACGGGCAAGATACGATATGGGTTGAAGCCACCAGTAAGGTGAATCCGCTGGGATACATAGGCACCTTTACCCAAAACAGAGAAGCCCTGCTGGTATGCGAGAGCAATAGCCGAATAGTAAGAGTACCTGCCATGAAAATTGGCGACAACGCCACCTCTCGAAGAATGAAGTTTGACCTGCAAGCCGATGGTAATGCTCGGGCCACCATAAGCTACTCCCTTAGAGGACGCGATTTCGAGCTATTCAGCAGCTTGGATACCGAACTTAATGCCAATGAGCAGGATCGATTCATCCGCGAGTACATACCCTTTAGCAATTACGAGCTCGAGCAGTGGAAGCTCCAAAAGATGCACCGCGATACTGCCCGTATCGAGCTGCAGGCATCGCTAAGCATCTCCAAAATGCTTAAGCCAATAGCCAACGACTTCTACATTGGCCTGCAGCCAAGCCGAATACCCTACTTTGCGCCCATAAGCAAGCGCTGCCTACCCGTAGAGATCCCATATCCCATCTGCAACGCCGATACGCTCGTGTATACGCTTCCGCAGGGATACCGCGTAACATCGAACCTCGATGCCGTGAGCATGAAAAGCCGGTTTGGCAGCTACGAGCTAACCTTTAAGTATGCAAACGGGGTGCTTATGGTTGCAAAAAGGCTTGTGCTCCACTCCGCCGCCTACAGGCTGGAGGAATACCCCGACTTCTACGGCTTCATCCAGGCGGTTAAGGAGGCCGAGAAGCGGGCAATTGTACTAAAGCCTACCGCCTAA
- a CDS encoding DUF3857 domain-containing protein, producing MKISKGIVIGLLLGCLCAGTRAQDSAYEFGRHTKEEFEMKSYAKDPSAEAVVLHDIGSSHFLFNDRGLNIIFERRMKIKVLSKAGIKWAQLAIPYYADDQGSECIEEVKGNTYNFENEKLRTTALNPENSYVEKINKYWSQRVFAMPDVKVGSVIEVAYTVRSPFLFNLRGWKFQQRIPVVYSEYTTRITPNYNYTYIFQGAPKPDSFKSYADQKSIGVDYNEMVYEFAMRDVPAFRDEAFVASVDDYLIKIDFQLVGIVNDEGIERKVMATWDKLVEDIYRVESFGRYLSNSQDKAKTLFGSIGGSDTSQVGLARQINQYVKRTYSWNGHNDKFASKSVKEFLLSKTGNSADINLFLAGMLKAAGIEAYPVLISTREHGKLKLDYPFEQFFNSVIVLANINKQPVLLDATDPLCDFAQLPIRCISDKGLVANKKKPEWAKLTGASGSSTLHIITINPMADKDSSLLMHRIIATGYDAVDSRSQYASSYADYKAKITGNIVTTDSLRQKNLYQVDKPFELAYSATIGTDRIEDKLVVNPFCNAIITNPLKQDTRSCPVDMAYRSTKRFFSTIVIPEGYKLMAKPEDLTIDNPIANLSYRVEQQEDGSVRISGAYTFKKDIYPVEEYSDLKAFFKILVDKFSEKIILQKI from the coding sequence ATGAAAATAAGTAAAGGCATTGTAATAGGCTTACTGCTGGGTTGCCTATGCGCAGGCACTCGCGCCCAAGATTCGGCCTACGAATTTGGCCGTCATACCAAGGAAGAGTTCGAGATGAAGAGCTACGCCAAGGATCCCTCGGCCGAAGCGGTTGTTCTCCACGACATCGGCAGCTCTCACTTCCTCTTTAACGATAGGGGGCTAAACATCATCTTCGAGCGCCGAATGAAGATTAAGGTGCTGAGCAAGGCGGGCATTAAGTGGGCACAGCTAGCCATACCCTACTATGCAGATGACCAAGGTTCGGAGTGCATCGAGGAGGTAAAGGGGAACACCTACAACTTCGAGAATGAGAAGCTGCGCACCACAGCGCTGAATCCAGAGAATTCGTATGTCGAGAAGATTAATAAGTACTGGTCGCAGCGGGTATTTGCCATGCCCGATGTAAAGGTGGGCTCCGTAATCGAAGTTGCCTATACGGTTAGGAGTCCATTCCTCTTCAACCTACGCGGCTGGAAGTTTCAGCAGCGAATTCCGGTAGTATACAGCGAATATACCACCCGAATAACACCCAACTACAACTACACCTACATCTTCCAAGGTGCCCCCAAACCAGATAGCTTTAAAAGCTACGCCGACCAAAAAAGTATTGGGGTAGACTACAACGAGATGGTGTACGAGTTTGCCATGCGCGATGTACCCGCCTTCCGCGACGAGGCGTTCGTTGCCTCCGTAGACGACTACCTCATCAAAATCGACTTTCAGCTCGTTGGCATTGTCAACGACGAAGGCATCGAGAGGAAAGTTATGGCTACCTGGGATAAGCTGGTAGAGGATATCTACAGGGTGGAGAGCTTTGGCAGGTATTTGAGCAATAGCCAAGATAAGGCCAAGACCCTATTCGGCAGTATTGGGGGGAGCGATACTTCACAGGTAGGCCTCGCCAGACAAATTAACCAGTACGTAAAAAGAACCTATAGCTGGAACGGGCATAACGATAAGTTTGCAAGTAAAAGCGTCAAGGAATTCCTGCTAAGCAAAACGGGAAACTCGGCAGACATCAACCTCTTCCTAGCGGGGATGCTCAAGGCTGCTGGCATAGAGGCATACCCCGTGCTCATCAGCACGCGCGAGCATGGAAAGCTGAAGCTCGACTACCCCTTCGAGCAGTTCTTCAACAGCGTAATCGTGCTCGCCAACATCAACAAGCAGCCGGTGCTGCTAGATGCCACCGACCCGCTCTGCGACTTTGCCCAGCTACCCATACGCTGCATCAGCGACAAGGGCCTCGTTGCCAATAAGAAGAAACCGGAGTGGGCTAAGCTTACTGGCGCTTCGGGATCGTCCACGCTGCACATCATCACCATAAACCCAATGGCCGATAAGGATAGCTCCCTACTGATGCACCGAATTATTGCCACCGGCTACGATGCCGTCGATAGCCGAAGCCAGTACGCCAGCAGCTACGCCGATTATAAGGCCAAAATCACAGGAAATATTGTTACTACCGACTCGTTAAGGCAGAAGAATCTCTATCAGGTCGACAAGCCCTTCGAGCTGGCCTATAGCGCAACCATAGGCACAGACCGAATAGAGGATAAGCTTGTTGTAAATCCTTTCTGCAATGCAATCATCACCAATCCCCTAAAGCAAGACACCAGGAGCTGCCCCGTTGATATGGCCTACCGAAGCACCAAGCGCTTCTTCTCCACCATTGTTATTCCCGAAGGGTACAAGCTAATGGCGAAGCCCGAGGATCTCACCATCGACAACCCCATTGCAAACCTGTCCTATAGAGTCGAGCAGCAGGAAGATGGTTCGGTACGCATAAGTGGAGCCTATACCTTTAAAAAGGATATCTATCCAGTAGAGGAGTATTCCGACTTAAAGGCATTCTTTAAGATATTGGTAGATAAGTTTAGCGAGAAAATAATACTCCAGAAGATTTAA
- a CDS encoding 3-oxoacyl-[acyl-carrier-protein] synthase III C-terminal domain-containing protein produces the protein MKKAALVSLAGYLPGTDLLERQAKKLGDYLRDNTLLKKEYIAMIEGEQKLPGYVETNYDGWISQPWYDAWLQQLPEKKRSNPFQGAEERRRVPMDPTSVRTSTHPHPMLPSDAETIAGAMALLKWGKPKEEIDLVLVHSQVQDRPLPSNASLVQHKLQLTNAGAYTVDSCCSTFVTMVEVASALVNAGVKKNVLVVNSILDSMINDKSTYYSICTGDAACAAVITAVEGEYGYEGSFSLSRGELHDGIVFHHRSPMLHADVSCQPSYAQDFVTFMNPEACRTIGAKATEYLEYAVEQLEKKTRITRSQAQFLVTHQPVGWAPLAWRDSLGFTPSQHLCTYEKYGNIATCSVPTNLLLSIERGMVKAGQRVLMASSGAGENHIALYETLSPELEKNVLDF, from the coding sequence ATGAAAAAAGCAGCATTGGTAAGTCTTGCTGGCTATTTACCTGGTACCGATCTACTAGAAAGACAGGCAAAAAAGTTAGGAGATTACTTAAGAGATAATACTCTTTTGAAGAAGGAGTATATCGCGATGATAGAAGGGGAGCAAAAGCTTCCTGGGTACGTAGAAACCAATTACGATGGCTGGATCAGCCAGCCATGGTACGACGCTTGGTTGCAGCAGCTGCCCGAAAAGAAGCGTAGCAATCCCTTTCAAGGGGCTGAAGAGCGCCGCCGAGTTCCAATGGACCCAACCTCTGTGAGGACGTCAACTCACCCACATCCGATGTTGCCCTCCGATGCCGAAACCATTGCTGGTGCTATGGCATTGCTGAAGTGGGGCAAGCCAAAGGAGGAGATCGACCTAGTGCTGGTGCACTCGCAGGTGCAGGATAGGCCGCTTCCCTCCAACGCCTCGCTGGTGCAGCACAAGTTGCAGCTTACCAACGCCGGAGCCTACACCGTAGACTCGTGCTGCTCCACCTTTGTAACAATGGTAGAGGTGGCATCGGCGCTCGTAAACGCTGGGGTGAAGAAGAACGTGCTGGTGGTAAACAGCATCCTCGACTCTATGATTAACGACAAGAGCACCTACTACAGCATTTGTACTGGTGACGCTGCCTGCGCTGCCGTAATTACGGCAGTTGAAGGAGAGTACGGGTACGAAGGCTCCTTCTCGCTGAGCCGTGGCGAGCTGCACGATGGAATCGTGTTCCACCACCGTTCGCCTATGCTTCATGCGGATGTTTCTTGTCAGCCTTCCTACGCGCAGGACTTTGTTACCTTCATGAATCCTGAGGCGTGCCGTACGATTGGCGCCAAGGCTACCGAATATTTGGAGTATGCTGTTGAGCAACTCGAGAAAAAGACCAGAATCACCCGTTCGCAGGCGCAGTTCCTGGTAACCCACCAGCCTGTGGGTTGGGCTCCTCTTGCTTGGCGCGACTCGCTAGGGTTTACTCCTAGCCAGCATCTGTGCACCTACGAAAAGTACGGTAACATTGCCACCTGTAGCGTGCCCACCAACCTGCTCCTCTCCATCGAGCGGGGGATGGTGAAAGCCGGGCAGCGTGTGCTAATGGCCTCATCGGGTGCTGGCGAAAATCACATAGCCCTCTACGAAACGCTCTCTCCAGAGTTGGAGAAGAACGTCCTTGACTTCTAG